One window of Candidatus Mycobacterium wuenschmannii genomic DNA carries:
- a CDS encoding UDP-N-acetylmuramoyl-L-alanyl-D-glutamate--2,6-diaminopimelate ligase produces MSWCSTSRSSRDGVRRGRARSIGCQGLIGPDGGECVLRPTSVVGVPLSELAAQVGAVSAEGGAGSDLQITGVTLRAQDVQPGDLFAALPGATTHGASFYGDAVERGAVAVLTDADGLAQINPDAGSMAVLVHPQPRGVLGEIAATVYGHPSERVAVIGVTGTSGKTTTTYLIEAGLRSAGRSVGLIGTVGLRINGEDIPSALTTPEAPALQALLAAMAERGVDTVVMEVSSHALTLGRVDGIGFAVGAFTNLSRDHLDFHPTMEDYFDAKARLFDPASPLRARRAVVCVDDDAGRAMAHRADVAVTVSTKGRPADWRAESVEARAGAQEFTAVDPAGVQHRLGIALPGDYNVANCLVALAVLDAVGVSPEQASAGLRQTQVPGRLERVDRGQNFLALVDYAHKPGALHEVLRTLRRPASRLAVVFGAGGDRDPGKRAEMGRVAAELADLVVVTDDNPRSEDPAAIRREILTGATEANTGADIVEVGDRRDAIERAVAWAGADDVVLIAGKGHETGQTRNGQTQPFDDRVELATALEALE; encoded by the coding sequence ATGTCGTGGTGCTCTACCAGTCGTTCAAGCCGTGACGGCGTTCGGCGCGGGCGTGCGCGCTCGATAGGGTGTCAGGGCTTGATCGGGCCCGACGGAGGTGAGTGCGTGCTGCGTCCTACTTCTGTCGTGGGTGTCCCGCTGTCGGAGTTGGCGGCCCAAGTGGGCGCGGTTTCCGCCGAAGGCGGCGCCGGGTCCGATCTGCAGATCACCGGTGTGACGCTGCGGGCCCAGGACGTGCAGCCCGGTGACCTGTTCGCGGCGCTACCGGGAGCGACGACGCACGGCGCCAGCTTCTACGGCGACGCGGTCGAACGCGGTGCCGTCGCGGTGCTCACCGACGCCGACGGGTTGGCGCAGATCAACCCTGACGCCGGATCGATGGCAGTACTGGTGCACCCGCAGCCCCGCGGCGTGCTGGGGGAGATCGCCGCCACCGTCTACGGCCACCCGTCCGAACGTGTCGCGGTCATCGGCGTCACCGGCACCTCGGGCAAGACCACGACGACCTACCTGATCGAGGCCGGCCTGCGCTCGGCCGGCCGCTCGGTGGGCCTGATCGGCACCGTCGGCCTGCGGATCAACGGCGAGGACATCCCCAGCGCCCTGACCACCCCCGAGGCGCCGGCGCTGCAGGCCCTGCTCGCGGCGATGGCCGAGCGTGGCGTCGACACCGTGGTGATGGAGGTGTCCAGCCATGCGCTGACCCTGGGCCGGGTGGACGGCATCGGATTCGCGGTCGGCGCCTTCACCAACCTGTCCCGCGACCACCTCGACTTCCACCCGACGATGGAGGACTACTTCGACGCCAAGGCGCGACTGTTCGACCCGGCATCACCGCTGCGCGCCCGCCGCGCGGTGGTGTGCGTCGACGACGACGCCGGCCGGGCGATGGCCCACCGCGCCGACGTCGCGGTCACCGTCAGCACCAAGGGCCGGCCCGCCGACTGGCGCGCCGAGTCCGTCGAGGCGCGGGCCGGCGCTCAAGAGTTCACCGCGGTCGATCCGGCCGGTGTTCAGCACCGGCTGGGTATCGCTTTGCCGGGCGACTACAACGTCGCCAATTGCCTTGTCGCCCTGGCGGTTCTGGATGCCGTCGGGGTATCGCCCGAACAGGCGTCGGCCGGACTGCGGCAGACCCAGGTCCCCGGCCGGCTCGAGCGGGTCGACCGCGGGCAGAACTTCCTCGCCCTGGTCGACTACGCGCACAAGCCCGGCGCGCTGCACGAGGTGCTGCGCACGCTGCGCCGCCCGGCTAGCCGGTTGGCCGTCGTGTTCGGCGCCGGCGGCGACCGCGACCCGGGCAAGCGGGCCGAAATGGGCCGCGTCGCAGCCGAATTGGCGGACCTGGTGGTGGTGACCGACGACAACCCGCGCAGCGAGGACCCGGCCGCGATCCGCCGCGAAATCCTCACCGGCGCAACCGAAGCCAACACCGGGGCCGATATCGTCGAAGTCGGCGACCGGCGCGACGCGATCGAGCGTGCGGTGGCCTGGGCTGGCGCCGACGACGTCGTGTTGATCGCCGGCAAGGGCCACGAGACCGGTCAGACCCGCAACGGCCAGACGCAGCCCTTCGACGACCGCGTCGAACTCGCCACCGCGCTCGAGGCCCTGGAATGA
- a CDS encoding alpha/beta hydrolase: MTLTVADIDRWNSAAVREVFRAASARGQATLDAARQLGTLAVFDTWEGATAEARKHANAGLRVDLDAHGNEALAVARAAEQAADGIDRVQSELRALRHDAAALHMAIDVHTDALVPVVNCLALEAVIAGMQLQPMLDAILAAATAIDDELAAAIDMADGDAAIVVDDAPPVGPPGLTPTQRQDAANRDRLREDRARLQARIDDLTRTLGGPNSLRDIPVQLEAARSRLVELDAVDTALGRAPQTYLTELDIPADPRRKVTAAVAVGNPDTATGISVTVPGLGSSARDSLPGMVAEARILRNTANGELRRLGRAGSVATIAWVGYDPPPDPLDTNSPRDYWRTLSDAQARSGATALAPYLQRLHAGNPAAHLSLFGHSYGSLTASLALQRLHSQGLHPVDEAVFYGSPGLGLSDPGRLGLASGHAFVMKAPPGGDWITELAPLAPLHGWGADPYAGMLPELSSQSGTSPDGVRREGVHNHSAYVQPTIRPGGEPLLRMSGYNLAVIAAGIAALPDGREQLMMAPTLLAPYPHPGRR, translated from the coding sequence ATGACGTTGACGGTGGCCGACATAGACCGGTGGAACTCAGCGGCCGTGCGCGAGGTGTTTCGGGCCGCGAGTGCGCGCGGGCAGGCCACGCTGGACGCGGCGCGTCAGCTCGGCACGCTCGCGGTGTTCGACACCTGGGAGGGCGCGACCGCCGAGGCCCGCAAGCACGCCAACGCCGGCCTCCGGGTCGACCTCGACGCCCACGGCAACGAGGCGCTGGCGGTGGCTCGCGCGGCCGAACAGGCCGCCGACGGTATCGATCGGGTGCAGTCGGAACTGCGCGCGCTGCGCCACGACGCCGCCGCGCTGCACATGGCGATCGACGTACACACCGACGCCTTGGTACCGGTTGTGAATTGCCTTGCCCTGGAGGCGGTTATCGCCGGAATGCAGCTGCAGCCGATGCTCGATGCCATCCTCGCCGCCGCCACCGCGATCGACGACGAGTTGGCGGCCGCTATCGACATGGCCGACGGTGACGCCGCGATCGTGGTCGACGACGCACCGCCGGTGGGCCCGCCGGGACTGACCCCCACCCAGCGGCAGGACGCCGCCAACCGGGACCGGCTGCGGGAAGATCGGGCCAGGTTGCAGGCACGCATCGACGACCTGACCCGCACTCTCGGCGGGCCGAACAGCCTGCGCGACATCCCCGTTCAGCTCGAGGCGGCCCGGTCCCGGCTCGTGGAGCTCGACGCCGTCGACACCGCTCTCGGCCGCGCGCCGCAGACCTACCTGACCGAACTCGACATCCCAGCCGATCCGCGCCGAAAGGTCACCGCCGCAGTGGCCGTGGGCAATCCCGACACCGCGACCGGTATCTCGGTGACGGTGCCCGGACTCGGTTCCAGCGCCAGGGATTCGCTGCCCGGCATGGTGGCCGAGGCGCGCATCCTGCGTAACACCGCGAATGGAGAACTGCGCCGCCTCGGGCGCGCGGGCTCGGTGGCGACCATCGCGTGGGTGGGCTACGACCCGCCGCCCGACCCGCTCGACACGAACAGCCCGCGCGACTACTGGCGCACACTCAGCGACGCCCAGGCGCGTTCCGGCGCAACGGCATTGGCGCCGTACTTGCAGCGGCTACACGCCGGCAACCCCGCCGCGCACCTGAGCCTGTTCGGTCACAGCTACGGATCGCTGACCGCGTCGCTGGCTCTGCAGCGACTGCACTCGCAGGGACTGCATCCGGTCGACGAGGCGGTGTTCTACGGGTCGCCGGGGCTGGGTCTGTCCGACCCCGGACGGCTCGGCTTGGCGAGCGGGCACGCGTTCGTCATGAAAGCCCCACCCGGCGGCGACTGGATCACCGAATTGGCGCCGCTGGCGCCGCTGCACGGCTGGGGCGCCGATCCGTATGCCGGGATGCTGCCCGAGCTGTCGTCGCAGTCCGGCACCAGTCCCGACGGCGTTCGGCGTGAAGGTGTGCACAACCATTCCGCCTATGTGCAGCCGACGATAAGACCGGGCGGCGAGCCGCTGCTGAGAATGTCGGGATACAACCTCGCGGTGATTGCCGCTGGGATTGCCGCCCTACCCGACGGGAGAGAGCAGTTGATGATGGCGCCGACGTTGCTCGCCCCCTATCCGCATCCGGGGCGACGTTGA
- a CDS encoding peptidoglycan D,D-transpeptidase FtsI family protein, which produces MKRPAQPHKPTRPKAGAPLRSARERRTRQAVEIGSRGASFVFRHRVGNGVIFLALVIAGAQLFYLQVPKAAGLRAEAAGQLKVTDVSKAVRGSIVDRNNNQLAFTIEARALTFQPKRILKQLTEAKQKNAKAPDPQKRLNEIAKDVATRLNNKPDKATILKKLRSDETFVYLARAVDPAIATTITRKFPEVGAERQDLRQYPGGSLAANVVGGIDWDGHGLLGLEDSMDAELAGTDGSVTYDRGSDGVVIPGSYRNQHHAVNGATIQLTIDDDIQFYVQQQVQQAKNLSGARNVSAVVMDSKTGEVLAMSNDNTFDPSQDIGRQGDKQLGNPAVSSPFEPGSVNKIITASSVIEYGLSNPDEVLQVPGSINMGGVNVHDAWEHGVAPYTTTGVFGKSSNVGTLMLAQRVGPQRYFDMLEKFGLGQRTGIGLPGESAGLVPPIGQWSGSSFSNLPIGQGLSMTLVQMAGMYQAIANDGVRMPPRIIKSTVGADGTRTDEPRPEGVRVVSPETARTVRNMLRAVVQRDPTGVQQGTGPAAAVEGYQIAGKTGTAQQINPACGCYYDNVYWITFAGMATTDDPRYVIGIMMDNPARNADGTPGHSAAPLFHNIAGWLLQRGNVPLSADAGPPLTLQAG; this is translated from the coding sequence ATGAAGCGACCGGCCCAGCCCCACAAGCCAACTCGGCCCAAGGCTGGCGCTCCGCTCCGTTCGGCGCGCGAGCGCCGCACCCGCCAGGCGGTCGAAATCGGAAGCCGTGGAGCGTCTTTCGTCTTCCGGCACCGGGTCGGCAACGGCGTCATTTTCCTGGCTCTGGTAATCGCCGGGGCGCAGCTGTTTTACCTGCAGGTGCCCAAGGCCGCCGGGTTGCGGGCCGAGGCCGCGGGCCAGTTGAAGGTCACCGACGTCTCGAAGGCGGTTCGCGGCAGCATCGTCGACCGCAACAACAATCAACTCGCCTTCACCATCGAGGCCCGCGCGTTGACGTTCCAGCCGAAGCGCATCCTCAAACAGCTCACCGAGGCCAAGCAGAAGAACGCGAAGGCCCCCGATCCGCAAAAGCGGTTGAACGAGATCGCTAAGGACGTGGCGACCCGGCTCAACAACAAGCCGGACAAGGCCACCATCCTGAAGAAGCTGCGCAGCGACGAGACGTTCGTCTACCTCGCCCGCGCCGTCGACCCGGCGATCGCCACCACGATCACCCGCAAATTCCCCGAGGTCGGCGCGGAGCGCCAGGATCTGCGCCAGTATCCCGGGGGATCGCTGGCCGCCAACGTGGTCGGCGGAATCGATTGGGACGGGCACGGTTTGCTCGGCTTGGAAGATTCGATGGACGCCGAGCTGGCCGGCACCGACGGCTCGGTGACCTACGACCGCGGCTCGGACGGGGTCGTGATCCCGGGCAGCTACCGCAACCAGCACCACGCGGTCAACGGCGCGACGATCCAGCTGACCATCGACGACGACATCCAGTTCTACGTCCAGCAGCAGGTGCAGCAGGCCAAAAACCTGTCGGGCGCCCGCAACGTCTCGGCTGTCGTGATGGACTCGAAAACCGGTGAAGTGCTGGCGATGTCGAACGACAACACCTTCGACCCGTCCCAGGACATCGGGCGTCAGGGCGACAAGCAGCTGGGAAACCCCGCGGTGTCGTCGCCGTTCGAACCCGGGTCGGTGAACAAGATCATCACCGCCTCGTCGGTGATCGAGTACGGCCTGTCGAATCCCGATGAGGTGCTACAGGTTCCGGGCTCGATCAACATGGGCGGGGTGAACGTGCACGACGCCTGGGAGCACGGTGTCGCGCCCTACACCACCACCGGGGTGTTCGGTAAGTCGTCGAACGTGGGGACGCTGATGCTCGCGCAACGCGTCGGGCCGCAACGCTACTTCGACATGCTGGAGAAGTTCGGCCTCGGTCAGCGCACCGGCATCGGCCTGCCCGGCGAGAGCGCGGGTTTGGTGCCGCCGATCGGACAGTGGTCGGGCAGCTCGTTCTCCAACCTGCCGATCGGACAGGGCCTTTCGATGACGCTGGTGCAGATGGCCGGCATGTACCAGGCGATCGCCAACGACGGTGTGCGGATGCCACCGCGGATCATCAAGTCCACCGTCGGCGCGGACGGCACGCGCACCGACGAGCCGCGCCCCGAAGGCGTCCGGGTGGTGTCGCCGGAGACCGCGCGTACCGTGCGCAACATGCTGCGCGCCGTCGTGCAACGCGACCCGACGGGGGTGCAGCAGGGTACCGGGCCGGCCGCCGCGGTCGAGGGTTATCAGATCGCCGGCAAGACCGGCACCGCGCAGCAGATCAACCCGGCGTGCGGCTGCTACTACGACAACGTCTACTGGATCACCTTCGCGGGCATGGCGACCACCGACGACCCGCGCTATGTCATCGGCATCATGATGGACAACCCGGCCCGCAATGCCGATGGCACGCCGGGTCACTCGGCGGCGCCGCTGTTCCACAACATCGCCGGCTGGCTCCTGCAGCGCGGCAACGTTCCGCTGTCTGCCGACGCCGGTCCGCCGCTGACGCTGCAAGCTGGCTAG
- the rsmH gene encoding 16S rRNA (cytosine(1402)-N(4))-methyltransferase RsmH encodes MKHSATLSEARARAPWPLPEPTLTYFPNARFVPSDRDLDAAAGRIGHRPCRAAHQFSRREGIDMPDATGGFGHVPVLLDRCFDLLRPALTRRAADGSGAVLVDGTLGAGGHAERFLTELPGLRLIGVDRDPTALDIARDRLSRFADRLTLVQARYDDVEMALAESGYESIESVDGMLFDLGVSSMQLDRVERGFSYAQDAPLDMRMDPTSPLTAAEILNTYDEREISDILRRFGEEKLARRIAAHVVRRRERTPFVTTAELVEVIYQAVPAPARRTGGHPAKRTFQALRIAVNGELDALSAMLPTAMDALAVDGRIVVMAYQSLEDRIVKRVFAEATTSSTPSGLPVELPGHAARFTLLTRGAERADDPEVERNPRSAAVRLRAVQRAQSNSNVARKGGS; translated from the coding sequence ATGAAGCACTCGGCGACATTATCTGAGGCGCGTGCCCGTGCACCGTGGCCTCTGCCCGAACCGACCCTGACGTACTTCCCCAACGCCAGGTTCGTGCCGTCGGACAGGGACCTCGATGCAGCGGCCGGCCGCATCGGTCACCGCCCATGCCGAGCCGCCCACCAATTCTCTCGTCGGGAAGGTATCGACATGCCTGACGCCACAGGTGGTTTCGGCCATGTGCCCGTTCTGCTCGACCGCTGCTTCGATCTGCTGCGCCCGGCCCTGACCCGCCGGGCCGCCGACGGATCGGGCGCGGTGCTCGTCGACGGCACACTCGGAGCCGGCGGGCACGCCGAACGCTTCCTCACCGAACTCCCCGGTCTGCGACTGATCGGTGTCGACCGCGACCCCACCGCTCTCGACATCGCGCGCGACCGGTTGTCCCGATTCGCCGATCGGCTCACCCTGGTGCAGGCCCGGTATGACGACGTCGAGATGGCGTTGGCCGAATCCGGCTACGAATCAATCGAATCCGTCGACGGCATGCTGTTCGACCTCGGCGTCTCGTCCATGCAACTGGACCGGGTCGAGCGCGGCTTCTCCTACGCGCAGGACGCCCCGCTGGACATGCGGATGGACCCGACCTCGCCGCTGACCGCCGCCGAAATCCTCAACACCTACGACGAGCGCGAGATCAGCGACATCCTGCGCCGTTTCGGCGAGGAGAAGCTGGCCCGCCGCATCGCCGCGCACGTCGTCCGACGGCGCGAGCGCACACCGTTCGTCACCACCGCGGAGCTGGTTGAGGTTATCTACCAAGCGGTTCCGGCGCCGGCCCGCCGCACCGGGGGCCACCCCGCAAAGCGGACCTTCCAGGCATTGCGGATCGCGGTCAACGGCGAACTGGACGCGTTGAGCGCCATGCTGCCCACGGCCATGGACGCCCTGGCAGTCGACGGGCGCATCGTGGTGATGGCCTATCAGTCGCTGGAAGACCGCATCGTGAAGCGGGTCTTCGCCGAGGCGACCACCTCGAGCACGCCCTCGGGCCTGCCGGTCGAATTGCCTGGACACGCAGCGCGATTCACGTTGCTGACCCGCGGCGCCGAACGCGCCGACGACCCGGAAGTCGAGCGAAATCCCCGCAGTGCGGCGGTGCGATTACGCGCCGTCCAACGGGCGCAATCGAATTCGAACGTAGCGAGGAAGGGAGGCTCATGA
- the mraZ gene encoding division/cell wall cluster transcriptional repressor MraZ, with amino-acid sequence MFLGTYTPKLDDKGRLTLPAKFRDALAGGLMVTKSQDHSLAVYPRAAFEDLARKASQTSRSNPEARAFLRNLAAGTDEQHPDAQGRITLSADHRRYASLSKDCVVIGSIDYLEIWDAAAWQQYQETHEENFSAASDEALGDII; translated from the coding sequence ATGTTTCTCGGCACCTACACGCCAAAACTCGACGACAAAGGGCGGCTCACGTTGCCCGCCAAATTCCGCGACGCACTGGCAGGGGGGTTGATGGTCACCAAGAGCCAAGACCACAGCCTCGCCGTCTACCCGCGGGCCGCCTTCGAGGACCTCGCCCGCAAAGCCAGCCAGACGTCGCGAAGCAATCCCGAAGCGCGGGCGTTCCTGCGGAACCTCGCCGCCGGAACCGACGAACAGCACCCCGATGCGCAAGGCCGAATCACCTTGTCGGCCGACCACCGCCGCTATGCAAGCCTTTCCAAGGACTGCGTCGTCATCGGATCCATTGACTACCTGGAGATCTGGGACGCAGCGGCCTGGCAGCAGTACCAAGAGACCCACGAAGAGAACTTCTCCGCAGCCAGCGATGAAGCACTCGGCGACATTATCTGA
- a CDS encoding DUF3040 domain-containing protein gives MPLSDHEQRMLDQIESALYAEDPKFASSVRGGGLRAPTTRRRFQGALLFVAGIALLIGGIPSKTVWIGSFPVLSLLGFVVMFGGVVFAITGPRVAGRGERPGPAAAARQRRSKNAGGSFTSRMEDRFRRRFEE, from the coding sequence ATGCCACTCTCCGATCATGAGCAGCGGATGCTCGACCAGATCGAGAGCGCTCTCTATGCCGAGGACCCCAAATTCGCCTCGAGCGTTCGTGGCGGCGGATTGCGCGCGCCGACAACCAGGCGACGCTTCCAGGGAGCTCTGCTGTTCGTCGCGGGCATCGCGCTGCTGATCGGTGGCATTCCGTCGAAAACGGTCTGGATCGGCTCGTTTCCGGTCCTGTCGCTGCTCGGCTTCGTGGTCATGTTCGGCGGCGTCGTCTTCGCCATCACCGGCCCGCGGGTCGCCGGCCGGGGCGAGCGTCCGGGGCCTGCGGCGGCGGCGCGCCAGCGGCGCAGCAAGAATGCCGGCGGGTCGTTCACCAGCCGGATGGAAGACCGGTTCCGCCGCCGCTTCGAGGAGTAG